One Paenibacillus sp. FSL H7-0737 DNA segment encodes these proteins:
- a CDS encoding glycoside hydrolase family 43 protein produces MRKAIMTTMISVSLLAVTACNDNSASSSNTNNVADSAQPVFKNVSVHDPSIIMTDNKYYVFGSHLASAKSNDLMSWTQLSSGVVEGNVLIPNVKEEFAEALKWAQTDTLWAPDVIQLADGKYYMYYNACKGDSPLSALGIAVSDNIEGPYKNKGIILKSGMMGKGDDGEIYDATQKPNVVDPDVFFDKEGKLWMVYGSYSGGIFIMELDANTGFPLPDQGYGKKLLGANHARIEAPYMLYSPETDYYYLFLSYGGLAADGGYNIRVARSKAPDGPFEDSEGQDMINAQGSPSVLFDDPAYAPYGVKLMGNFEFLNTDDELPVSGEGYVSPGHNSAFYDEENGKYYLIFHTRFPNRGEKHEVRVHQMFMNSEGWPVVAPHRYGGESIEKYTKEQISGEYKYVNHNKDITADIVQSELIEFTKSGKIKGAVKGKWKLIDDHTAELTIDGSTYNGVFLKEWNEATASNVMTFTAVSKEGISIWGSHVSTME; encoded by the coding sequence ATGAGAAAAGCAATTATGACTACAATGATCAGCGTTTCATTATTAGCAGTAACCGCGTGCAATGACAATTCAGCTAGTTCCAGCAACACAAATAACGTAGCTGACTCTGCCCAGCCTGTCTTCAAAAATGTATCTGTACATGATCCGTCGATCATTATGACAGATAACAAATACTATGTGTTCGGCTCTCATTTAGCATCTGCTAAATCAAATGATCTGATGTCTTGGACTCAGCTGTCCTCTGGGGTGGTAGAAGGAAACGTTCTCATTCCTAATGTCAAAGAGGAGTTTGCTGAAGCATTAAAATGGGCACAGACGGATACCTTATGGGCACCCGATGTTATCCAATTGGCGGATGGCAAATACTATATGTATTACAATGCTTGTAAAGGGGATTCCCCGTTGTCTGCACTCGGCATAGCTGTGTCGGACAATATTGAGGGACCTTATAAGAATAAAGGAATCATTCTGAAGTCAGGTATGATGGGCAAGGGTGATGATGGAGAAATATATGATGCCACTCAAAAGCCGAATGTAGTAGATCCGGATGTGTTCTTTGATAAAGAAGGGAAGCTGTGGATGGTCTATGGCTCTTACTCCGGTGGTATTTTTATTATGGAACTAGATGCGAATACAGGCTTCCCGCTGCCAGATCAAGGTTATGGCAAAAAGCTTTTGGGTGCGAACCATGCTCGGATAGAAGCTCCATATATGCTGTACAGTCCGGAAACGGATTACTACTATCTGTTCCTATCCTACGGTGGTCTGGCTGCAGACGGTGGATATAACATCCGTGTAGCTCGTTCAAAGGCGCCTGATGGACCTTTCGAAGATTCTGAGGGTCAAGATATGATTAATGCACAAGGATCGCCATCCGTATTGTTCGATGATCCAGCATATGCTCCTTATGGAGTGAAGCTAATGGGGAATTTCGAATTCTTGAATACAGATGACGAGCTGCCAGTGAGTGGAGAAGGATATGTATCACCAGGTCATAACTCAGCGTTTTATGATGAAGAGAATGGCAAGTATTATCTGATCTTCCATACACGGTTCCCGAATCGTGGAGAAAAGCATGAGGTAAGAGTTCATCAGATGTTTATGAACAGTGAGGGCTGGCCGGTTGTAGCCCCGCACCGCTATGGCGGAGAGAGCATAGAGAAATACACAAAAGAGCAAATTTCAGGCGAATATAAATATGTAAACCATAACAAAGACATTACGGCTGATATCGTGCAGTCGGAGCTGATTGAATTCACTAAGAGCGGTAAGATTAAAGGAGCAGTAAAAGGGAAATGGAAGCTTATTGATGATCATACTGCTGAGCTTACCATTGACGGTTCTACTTATAATGGGGTGTTCCTGAAAGAGTGGAATGAAGCAACAGCTAGTAACGTTATGACGTTTACTGCGGTTTCCAAGGAAGGTATCTCTATCTGGGGGAGCCACGTATCAACGATGGAATAA
- the fabF gene encoding beta-ketoacyl-ACP synthase II — translation MERVVITGMGLISPLGNTIEQFWDRLVSGESGISPITSFDTSNFKTKIAGVVHDFDAEARFGRKEARRMDRFSQFALAAAEDAWTHSGLQLDKIDKERLGVYVGSGVGGIQTLMEQGNVLKGRGPDRVSPTLIPMMISNMAAAMISIKLGALGPTMSPVTACSIGNTAIGEAFRLIRYGGADIVIAGGSEAAITEISLASFGNATSLSTRNEEPIKASRPFDGERDGFVIGEGGGIVILESLSHAQRRNAKIHGEVIGYGASSDAYHMVATHPEGIGAYQAMKLALNEANLQPEEVDVISAHATSTVVGDRSETLAIKKLFGDQAYQIPVTANKSMTGHALGAAGGLEAIALIKSIQEGIIPPTINQEVKDSICDLDYVPNIARKSDLTIGMSNSFGFGGHNAVIVIRKFED, via the coding sequence ATGGAACGCGTAGTTATTACAGGTATGGGCTTAATCTCACCCCTTGGAAATACAATAGAACAATTCTGGGATCGTCTAGTTTCTGGTGAGTCGGGTATTTCCCCAATCACTTCATTTGATACCTCTAACTTTAAGACAAAGATCGCGGGAGTCGTGCATGATTTCGATGCGGAGGCCAGATTTGGCCGTAAAGAAGCACGCAGAATGGATAGATTTAGTCAGTTCGCTCTGGCAGCCGCTGAAGATGCCTGGACACATTCCGGTCTACAGCTTGATAAGATTGACAAGGAACGTCTCGGGGTTTATGTAGGATCAGGCGTTGGTGGAATTCAAACCTTGATGGAACAAGGGAATGTGCTAAAGGGCCGCGGACCAGATCGGGTCAGCCCCACTTTAATTCCCATGATGATCTCTAATATGGCTGCGGCGATGATCAGCATTAAATTAGGAGCCTTAGGTCCTACAATGTCTCCAGTAACTGCCTGCTCTATTGGAAATACGGCAATCGGTGAAGCCTTCCGGTTGATCCGTTATGGAGGTGCCGACATCGTAATTGCTGGTGGATCAGAAGCAGCCATTACTGAAATCTCTTTAGCCAGTTTCGGCAATGCCACCTCCTTATCCACTCGAAATGAGGAGCCGATTAAGGCGAGTCGGCCTTTTGACGGGGAACGTGACGGATTTGTTATCGGTGAAGGTGGCGGAATAGTTATTCTGGAGTCACTTTCTCATGCGCAGCGTAGAAACGCCAAGATTCACGGAGAGGTTATCGGTTATGGTGCCAGCTCTGATGCCTATCATATGGTCGCCACCCATCCAGAAGGAATTGGTGCTTATCAAGCGATGAAGCTGGCCCTGAATGAAGCTAATCTCCAGCCCGAAGAGGTGGATGTAATTAGTGCTCATGCCACGAGTACAGTAGTAGGTGACCGCTCTGAGACCCTTGCGATAAAGAAGTTATTCGGTGATCAAGCCTACCAGATTCCCGTAACTGCTAATAAGTCCATGACTGGACACGCCTTAGGGGCGGCTGGTGGCCTAGAAGCCATTGCCCTTATTAAGAGCATTCAAGAAGGAATCATCCCACCTACCATTAATCAGGAGGTCAAAGATTCCATCTGTGATTTAGATTATGTTCCGAACATTGCGCGAAAATCTGATCTTACTATAGGTATGTCTAACTCCTTTGGTTTCGGTGGGCATAATGCTGTCATTGTGATTCGAAAGTTTGAAGATTGA
- a CDS encoding helix-turn-helix transcriptional regulator codes for MANQTRLQALSDFLKARRAAISPSSVGLPEGTRRRTPGLRREEVAQLAGVSSTWYTWLEQGRDIKVSSSVLDCIATALKLTNDERKYLFALALETGTGNVLFQQEESSIISPSLQKILQELKTCPTIISDRRCGIVGWNEAAAHVFLDFSKLPIEERNMIRLLFVRKEFRRLAVNWEQFVSGYLSIFRAYYGQYVEDRWYDEFIEELKGLHPAFNEMWEQSRVSSAPDVLLEFRHAKAGKMLFHLTSLQVQGSTDLRCSIYTPAADSNTEIKLKQLMEQHKE; via the coding sequence ATGGCTAATCAGACGAGGTTGCAGGCATTATCAGATTTCTTAAAAGCACGCCGTGCTGCAATCTCACCCAGCTCTGTTGGACTGCCAGAAGGCACACGTAGGAGAACGCCTGGACTTCGCAGGGAAGAGGTTGCACAGTTAGCGGGGGTAAGCAGTACCTGGTATACGTGGCTAGAACAGGGCAGGGATATTAAAGTATCTTCGTCTGTTCTGGACTGTATTGCGACTGCCCTAAAGCTAACTAATGATGAGCGGAAATATCTTTTTGCACTAGCACTAGAGACTGGAACAGGGAACGTTCTATTTCAGCAAGAAGAATCCTCAATAATAAGTCCTTCTCTACAGAAAATTTTACAGGAGCTTAAGACTTGTCCTACGATTATTTCAGACCGGCGTTGCGGGATTGTAGGTTGGAATGAGGCTGCAGCACATGTGTTTCTAGATTTCTCTAAGTTGCCCATCGAGGAGAGAAACATGATTCGTTTGTTATTTGTTCGTAAGGAGTTCAGACGTTTAGCTGTAAATTGGGAACAATTCGTAAGTGGTTATCTATCCATCTTTAGAGCGTATTACGGACAATATGTAGAGGATCGTTGGTATGATGAATTCATAGAGGAATTAAAGGGACTGCATCCAGCGTTTAATGAAATGTGGGAACAAAGTCGTGTAAGTTCTGCTCCAGATGTGCTATTGGAATTCAGACATGCCAAAGCAGGGAAAATGTTATTTCATTTAACCTCACTACAGGTTCAAGGCAGCACAGATTTACGTTGTAGTATTTATACACCTGCCGCAGATTCAAATACTGAAATCAAACTGAAGCAGCTTATGGAGCAGCATAAAGAATGA
- a CDS encoding MFS transporter, translated as MNAPTLLRGFNFLYFALLAMFIPFLPVYLGEQGLNPAQIGFIIGTGGFVTIIAQPLWGMISDKTRTIRKVLLILLLCSAVTGYFLFDSSSYVRLILFAMLLYFFLMPIDPLAESLNFRISEAAGISYGSIRTYGALGYGVMALLTGYVMSYFGSQGMALLFVAISLTSFVVSWFMPDAPVTGKPVTLDSLKHFLSNKETLLFLVLIFISSVPARMNDTFLGVYIRELGGSPELVGQSFFIAAMSEIIVFALSFWWLRKGKELIIISISGAFYFLRFFISAWILDPHLLAYLQILQILTFPVFYSAAIQYLYSIVPVEWRATGQTVLALLFFGVSGILASYAGGALYEAFGGKVLYLTISVMSFIGMLFGLILYRIYGSKHANKKNIATH; from the coding sequence ATGAATGCACCAACACTATTACGAGGGTTTAACTTTTTGTATTTTGCGTTGCTGGCTATGTTTATTCCTTTTCTGCCAGTCTATTTAGGGGAGCAGGGTCTTAACCCGGCGCAAATTGGATTCATTATTGGTACTGGAGGGTTTGTTACCATTATTGCTCAACCCTTATGGGGGATGATCAGTGACAAAACAAGAACGATCCGCAAAGTGCTGTTAATTCTGTTGTTATGCTCTGCGGTAACGGGATACTTTTTATTCGATTCTAGCAGCTACGTGCGACTTATTCTTTTTGCGATGCTGCTCTATTTCTTCTTAATGCCTATCGATCCGCTAGCTGAAAGCCTGAATTTCCGGATCTCTGAGGCAGCTGGAATTAGTTATGGTTCGATACGTACATACGGTGCGTTAGGGTACGGTGTTATGGCCCTACTCACAGGTTATGTGATGAGTTATTTCGGTTCACAAGGGATGGCCTTGCTGTTCGTCGCGATTAGTCTTACAAGCTTCGTAGTCAGCTGGTTCATGCCAGATGCTCCTGTGACCGGTAAACCGGTCACACTTGACAGCCTGAAGCATTTTCTTAGCAACAAAGAAACACTGCTATTTCTAGTGCTCATCTTTATTAGCTCCGTTCCCGCACGAATGAACGATACCTTCCTTGGAGTTTATATTCGCGAGCTTGGTGGCAGTCCTGAATTAGTTGGTCAATCGTTCTTTATCGCCGCAATGAGTGAAATTATTGTGTTCGCCTTAAGCTTTTGGTGGCTACGCAAAGGAAAAGAGCTAATCATTATTTCGATTTCTGGAGCCTTTTATTTTCTTCGATTCTTTATTTCGGCCTGGATTTTGGATCCGCATTTATTAGCTTATCTACAGATTCTACAAATCCTTACCTTTCCGGTATTCTACTCTGCAGCTATTCAGTATCTATATAGTATTGTGCCTGTGGAATGGCGTGCTACGGGTCAAACTGTGTTGGCGTTACTGTTCTTCGGTGTATCAGGAATTCTCGCCTCTTATGCAGGTGGAGCATTATATGAAGCCTTTGGAGGTAAGGTCCTTTATTTAACAATTTCCGTGATGTCATTTATCGGTATGCTGTTCGGATTGATATTGTACAGAATCTATGGAAGTAAACACGCTAATAAAAAGAATATAGCCACTCATTAA
- a CDS encoding exodeoxyribonuclease III encodes MKLVSWNVNGLRACVKKGFNDYFKEVDADIFCVQETKLQEGQITLEHGEEYDQYWNYAVKKGYSGTAIFTKIKPISARYGMEEDEEAEGRIITLEFEHFYLVNVYTPNAKRDLSRLAYRMEWEDRFRNYLLELDKRKPVVVCGDLNVAHEDIDIKNAKANRGNSGFTDEERGKMSTLLESGFIDTFRYLHPELEGVYSWWSYMPKVRERNVGWRIDYFLASSRLAPNVIDAQIDCQIMGSDHCPVMLKLADFSE; translated from the coding sequence ATAAAGCTGGTATCATGGAATGTTAATGGCCTTCGGGCCTGTGTCAAAAAAGGGTTTAATGACTATTTCAAAGAAGTAGATGCGGATATCTTCTGTGTTCAAGAAACAAAGCTTCAGGAAGGGCAAATTACACTGGAGCATGGCGAAGAATACGATCAATATTGGAATTACGCAGTGAAGAAGGGCTATTCCGGTACGGCAATATTCACTAAAATCAAGCCGATCTCTGCGAGATATGGGATGGAAGAAGATGAAGAAGCAGAAGGTCGGATCATTACATTAGAGTTCGAACATTTTTATCTGGTCAACGTCTATACGCCTAATGCCAAACGAGATCTGTCTCGATTGGCATATAGGATGGAATGGGAGGACCGTTTCCGTAATTATCTCTTAGAACTGGATAAGCGTAAACCAGTTGTTGTCTGTGGAGACCTAAATGTTGCCCATGAAGATATTGATATCAAGAATGCAAAGGCTAACCGTGGGAACTCCGGTTTTACGGATGAAGAGAGAGGGAAAATGAGTACACTGCTTGAGTCGGGCTTCATAGATACGTTCAGATATCTTCACCCGGAGCTTGAGGGAGTGTATTCATGGTGGTCTTATATGCCGAAGGTGAGAGAGCGGAATGTGGGCTGGCGAATTGATTATTTCTTAGCTTCTTCTAGACTTGCACCTAATGTAATTGATGCCCAAATTGATTGTCAGATCATGGGTAGTGATCATTGCCCAGTCATGTTGAAGCTAGCTGATTTTTCGGAATAA
- a CDS encoding serine hydrolase domain-containing protein: METTSSLQLSRSLPEEQGISSAAISSFIDAVETQSLGLHSFMLLRHGYVVSEGWWSPYKSDLPHMLFSLSKSFTSTAIGIAVTEKLITLDNSVISFFPEEAPATITDNLSNMTIRHLLMMGTGHVVDTMDTLHKSADGNWVKAFFSVPVEKQPGTHFLYNTGATYMLSAILQRVTGQTLLEYLEPRLFAPLGIHGATWQSCPRGINTGGFGLSITTEDIAKFGQLYLQKGIWNNQRILPEQWINEATSKHISNGEGDHDWALGYGYQFWRCQHGAYRADGAFGQLCVVLPDQDAVIAITAASNSIQGILNAVWEHLLPNMKDVPLLEEQALAAKLADQLKNLSIDPPQLQRSSFQEDQLNGITYTLDDNQFSLATISISFNNDEAEVTLITKLGEKNVIRLGRGQWLESFALILEPFMNRIMSSFTWTAEDQLKLSLLFVEMPFLITLDINILENMLILKQRINVNMGPLEFDDIIGRIQ; encoded by the coding sequence ATGGAAACTACAAGTAGCTTGCAGTTGTCTAGAAGTCTTCCAGAAGAGCAGGGCATATCATCAGCCGCAATATCCAGCTTTATTGATGCAGTAGAGACGCAAAGCTTAGGTCTGCATAGCTTCATGCTCCTTAGGCATGGGTATGTGGTCTCTGAAGGCTGGTGGTCTCCTTATAAGTCCGATCTTCCACATATGCTATTTTCCCTTAGCAAAAGCTTCACCTCAACGGCAATCGGGATTGCGGTCACAGAAAAGCTAATCACACTCGACAATTCAGTCATCTCCTTCTTCCCTGAAGAGGCTCCTGCGACTATCACTGACAATCTATCCAACATGACAATCAGACATCTATTGATGATGGGTACCGGGCATGTCGTGGATACTATGGACACACTTCATAAAAGTGCAGACGGGAATTGGGTTAAAGCTTTCTTCTCAGTCCCAGTGGAGAAACAACCAGGTACACATTTCCTATATAATACCGGCGCCACTTACATGCTGTCCGCGATCCTTCAACGAGTTACTGGCCAAACACTGCTAGAATATCTAGAACCGCGTCTGTTCGCTCCGCTCGGTATTCACGGAGCAACTTGGCAGTCTTGTCCACGTGGAATTAACACGGGGGGATTTGGCTTAAGCATTACCACAGAGGATATCGCTAAATTCGGCCAGCTTTACTTACAAAAAGGGATCTGGAATAATCAACGAATCCTGCCTGAACAGTGGATTAATGAGGCAACTTCCAAACACATTTCCAATGGCGAAGGCGATCATGACTGGGCGCTCGGATATGGTTATCAATTCTGGAGATGCCAACACGGAGCCTACCGCGCCGATGGCGCATTCGGACAACTCTGCGTTGTTCTTCCCGATCAGGATGCGGTAATTGCTATTACTGCCGCTTCAAATAGTATTCAAGGTATTTTGAATGCAGTGTGGGAGCATTTATTACCCAATATGAAAGATGTCCCTCTTCTGGAAGAACAAGCATTAGCAGCCAAATTGGCAGACCAATTAAAAAACTTATCGATAGACCCTCCACAATTGCAGCGGTCATCTTTTCAAGAAGATCAATTGAATGGTATAACCTATACACTCGATGACAACCAATTTTCACTAGCTACTATCTCTATCTCTTTCAACAATGATGAAGCTGAAGTTACTTTAATAACTAAACTTGGTGAAAAGAATGTCATTCGATTAGGCCGAGGACAATGGCTCGAAAGCTTTGCACTCATCCTGGAGCCTTTCATGAACCGGATTATGTCCAGCTTTACTTGGACTGCAGAAGATCAACTTAAATTGTCCTTGCTATTTGTTGAAATGCCTTTCTTAATTACACTTGATATTAATATTCTAGAGAACATGCTTATCCTTAAGCAGCGGATTAATGTGAATATGGGACCGCTTGAATTCGATGATATAATCGGAAGAATACAATAG
- a CDS encoding VanZ family protein → MFHSYFFPISYAFMMFPIAALIFTLPFLIVQYRRHGYIHKLRALILYLLLLYLMNAYFLVLLPMPSSRHNMAPSGSMMQLVPLQFIQDIIDGSKIIPDQISTYWSLLREPAFLQVIFNIALTVPFGLFLGYYFRTRWGMCILLSFILSLSFEVTQVTGIYGFFDHPYRLFDVDDLITNTLGGIFGFRISIWINGLLPRIEQLDTNIDRSAKRVSYTRRGIAFFIDSMVWIIGFGVLYGFDIKSAFWIVTGIYFILIPAFTGGRTLGKWIVRIRVTSKGNRASFWALMIRYGLLYWILLGLHALVIDSDVTGLLSSPLRTVAYLIVLLVDLVFFIHLIIKVFKKDDQLIYEKLSRTSHVISWPEKRLHTDASNSSSLED, encoded by the coding sequence ATGTTTCATTCTTACTTTTTCCCAATTTCTTATGCCTTTATGATGTTTCCTATAGCGGCATTGATCTTCACACTCCCTTTTCTAATCGTTCAATACCGTAGACACGGCTACATCCATAAGCTTAGAGCTTTAATCCTATACTTATTGCTGCTCTATCTGATGAACGCTTATTTTCTCGTTTTGCTTCCGATGCCTTCCTCAAGACATAATATGGCACCTTCGGGAAGTATGATGCAGCTCGTCCCTCTTCAATTCATACAAGATATTATAGATGGTTCTAAGATCATACCTGATCAGATTTCAACGTATTGGTCATTACTGCGCGAGCCTGCTTTTTTACAGGTGATATTTAACATCGCTTTGACCGTGCCGTTTGGATTGTTTCTGGGCTACTATTTCCGAACGCGCTGGGGAATGTGTATTCTCTTGTCTTTCATACTTTCGTTATCTTTTGAGGTCACTCAGGTTACAGGCATCTACGGCTTTTTTGATCATCCCTACCGTCTATTTGATGTCGATGATCTTATAACCAACACGCTGGGAGGGATCTTTGGATTCCGAATTTCTATCTGGATAAACGGGTTACTGCCACGCATAGAACAACTGGATACGAATATCGACCGTTCTGCCAAAAGAGTCTCCTATACCCGCAGAGGGATTGCTTTTTTCATCGATAGTATGGTGTGGATCATCGGGTTTGGTGTACTTTATGGATTCGATATAAAAAGTGCTTTCTGGATTGTAACAGGGATTTACTTCATCCTGATTCCAGCTTTCACTGGTGGGCGGACCTTAGGCAAATGGATTGTACGTATTCGGGTGACGAGCAAAGGTAATCGAGCTTCTTTCTGGGCGCTTATGATCCGATATGGTCTGCTATATTGGATATTACTTGGACTTCACGCGCTTGTTATCGATTCTGATGTGACAGGGCTTCTATCTTCACCATTGAGAACGGTCGCTTACCTCATTGTTCTACTGGTCGATTTAGTTTTCTTTATTCATTTAATCATTAAGGTATTCAAAAAAGATGACCAGCTAATCTATGAGAAATTAAGCCGAACCTCGCATGTTATTTCATGGCCTGAGAAAAGATTGCATACCGATGCCTCCAACAGCAGCTCTTTAGAGGATTAA
- a CDS encoding aminopeptidase, producing MKDFDVMLEKYANLVVKVGVNVQPGQVLMVHAPIETAELTRLIVSKAYEAGAKYVIVDWDDEATTRIRYEKAPEDSFDYYPQWQAEMMEKFAEENGAILHIKVPDPELFNGIDSSKVSRAVKAAAVARKNYSKYTRNSKISWSLVKAPTRAWANKVFADLPEEERVEAMWEAVFQMNRVGSEDPVAAWREHIGQLKESQDRMNAKRYKSLHYRAPGTDLHVELPEGHLWRGGGGENDKGVYFVANMPTEEIYSMPHRTGVNGTVRSTLPLNLNGRLVEGLSFTFKDGKVVAYEAESGREHLTSLLATDEGASYLGEVALVQHDSPISRLNRIFYNTGIDENASCHFALGSAYPVNIEGGTKLTNEELVARGANVSLTHVDFMIGSAELDIDGELADGTIEPVFRKGNWVL from the coding sequence ATGAAAGATTTTGATGTCATGTTAGAGAAATATGCGAACCTGGTTGTAAAAGTAGGGGTAAATGTACAGCCTGGACAAGTTTTGATGGTGCATGCACCTATTGAAACGGCAGAGCTTACTCGCTTGATTGTAAGTAAAGCCTATGAAGCAGGTGCTAAATATGTAATCGTTGATTGGGACGATGAAGCGACTACACGTATTCGTTACGAAAAAGCCCCAGAAGATTCCTTCGATTACTATCCACAGTGGCAAGCAGAAATGATGGAGAAGTTTGCGGAAGAGAACGGCGCCATCTTACATATTAAAGTACCAGATCCGGAATTGTTCAATGGTATTGATTCTTCCAAAGTGTCAAGAGCAGTTAAAGCGGCAGCTGTTGCTCGCAAAAACTACTCCAAATATACTCGTAATAGCAAAATTAGCTGGTCTCTCGTTAAGGCTCCAACGCGTGCTTGGGCGAACAAGGTGTTTGCTGATCTTCCAGAGGAAGAGCGAGTAGAGGCTATGTGGGAAGCGGTGTTCCAGATGAATCGTGTAGGTAGCGAGGATCCAGTTGCCGCATGGAGAGAGCATATCGGTCAATTGAAAGAAAGTCAGGATAGAATGAACGCTAAGCGTTATAAAAGCCTGCATTACCGCGCTCCGGGAACGGATCTGCATGTGGAGCTTCCAGAAGGACATTTATGGCGTGGAGGCGGCGGAGAGAATGATAAAGGCGTGTATTTCGTGGCTAATATGCCAACGGAAGAGATCTATTCCATGCCACATCGTACAGGTGTGAATGGTACCGTTAGAAGCACACTTCCATTGAATCTGAACGGACGTTTGGTAGAAGGCCTTTCCTTCACTTTTAAAGATGGAAAAGTAGTAGCATATGAAGCTGAATCCGGACGTGAGCATTTGACTTCGCTGCTGGCAACCGATGAAGGTGCATCCTATTTAGGAGAAGTGGCTTTAGTGCAGCATGATTCTCCAATCTCTCGCTTGAACCGAATTTTCTACAATACAGGGATTGATGAGAATGCCTCCTGCCATTTCGCGTTGGGAAGTGCTTATCCTGTCAATATTGAAGGCGGCACAAAGCTTACGAATGAAGAGCTTGTCGCACGAGGTGCTAATGTCAGCTTAACGCATGTCGATTTTATGATTGGTTCAGCTGAGCTGGATATTGACGGAGAATTGGCGGATGGTACGATTGAGCCGGTATTCCGTAAAGGGAATTGGGTGCTATAA
- the trpS gene encoding tryptophan--tRNA ligase: protein MIKERVLTGDRVTGKLHLGHYVGSLQNRVTLQEQYDTFVFLADIQALTTHFDRPQYLGQNLNEITLDYLSAGINPDKATLFIQSMVPEIAELTVLFSMFVTVNSLRHNPTIKAESKNSSLDELYYGFLGYPVSQAADITFCKATIIPVGEDQLPHLELTRKIVRRFNELYSPILVEPRALISETPRLVGTDGNAKMSKSLGNAIELDSTKEEITFKIRKATTDPARVHKNDPGHPDICPIYAYHRAVRSHGASEIHDSCESGSISCSACKQLITTALDQLIEPMRERRSYYAARPKVVEDILLSGTKRARDIAQETMSEVREAIGLNYFSK from the coding sequence ATGATAAAAGAACGTGTATTAACTGGAGATCGAGTGACCGGAAAGCTGCACCTTGGCCATTACGTGGGCAGTTTACAGAACCGAGTGACTCTACAGGAGCAATATGATACTTTTGTGTTTCTAGCAGATATTCAAGCCCTAACGACTCACTTTGATCGGCCTCAATACCTTGGTCAAAACTTGAATGAAATCACACTGGACTATTTATCGGCGGGTATAAATCCAGATAAAGCCACCCTATTTATTCAATCTATGGTTCCTGAGATCGCTGAGCTGACCGTCCTATTCTCCATGTTTGTTACTGTGAATTCTTTACGGCATAATCCCACGATTAAAGCCGAATCGAAAAATTCCAGCTTAGATGAATTGTATTATGGTTTTCTAGGTTATCCAGTTAGCCAGGCTGCGGATATAACCTTTTGTAAAGCGACGATTATTCCTGTAGGAGAAGACCAGCTTCCCCATCTGGAGTTGACCCGCAAAATCGTACGTAGATTCAACGAACTGTACAGCCCCATCCTTGTGGAGCCCAGAGCGCTCATCAGCGAGACGCCAAGACTAGTAGGAACAGACGGCAATGCTAAAATGAGTAAAAGCCTCGGCAATGCTATCGAGCTGGACTCTACGAAAGAAGAGATCACCTTCAAGATCCGTAAAGCCACAACCGATCCAGCCCGTGTTCATAAAAATGATCCTGGGCATCCAGATATTTGTCCCATTTATGCTTATCATCGTGCTGTTCGTTCGCATGGCGCCTCAGAAATTCACGATAGCTGCGAAAGTGGCAGTATAAGCTGTTCTGCCTGTAAGCAGCTTATCACGACAGCTCTAGACCAGCTAATTGAACCAATGCGTGAGCGTCGCTCCTATTATGCTGCCAGACCCAAGGTTGTTGAGGATATCTTATTATCCGGAACTAAGCGTGCCCGCGATATTGCTCAAGAAACGATGTCCGAAGTACGCGAGGCTATTGGCCTTAATTATTTTTCAAAATAA
- a CDS encoding winged helix-turn-helix transcriptional regulator: protein MTTIKKKYNISVEATLEVIGGKWKCVILCHLTHGKKRTSELKQLMPGITQKMLTQQLRELEADGIINRIVYNQVPPKVEYELSEYGDSLSDILTSLCNWGEQHIIKQYGDKYAVLEDNILNK, encoded by the coding sequence ATGACAACTATCAAGAAAAAATACAATATTTCTGTTGAGGCCACACTCGAAGTAATTGGAGGGAAATGGAAATGTGTAATTTTGTGTCATTTAACTCATGGCAAAAAGCGAACATCGGAACTAAAACAGTTAATGCCCGGAATTACTCAAAAAATGTTAACCCAGCAACTACGCGAACTTGAGGCCGATGGAATTATCAACCGGATCGTATACAATCAGGTTCCACCCAAAGTGGAATATGAGCTTAGTGAGTATGGTGATAGTTTAAGCGACATTTTAACTTCTCTATGTAATTGGGGAGAACAACATATCATTAAGCAGTATGGCGATAAATATGCTGTTTTAGAGGACAACATTTTAAATAAATAA